The Rubrobacter tropicus nucleotide sequence ACGTCATAGCGGTCGCCAAGTTGAAAGACACGGCTACGTTCGACACGCTCTGCAAGCCCGATGCGGTCGTGGCCTTCGAGCCCGTCGAGTTGCCCGAACCGACGGCGGCGTTCGCGGTCGGGGCGAAGGCGCGCGGGGAAGAGGAGAAAGTCTTCGAGGCTATCCGGCGCGTCACGGACGAAGACCCTTCGCTGAAGCTCGAACGCTCGGAGGCGACCGGGGAGGACATCCTGGCCGGCCTCACCCAGATGCACGTCGAGCTCGCGCTGGAGAGGATAGGGCGCCGCTACGGGGTCGAGGTCGAGGCCGAGGCGCCGAAGGTCCCGTTTAAGGAGACGATCACGACGGGCGCCAGGGCCCAGGGACGCTACAAGAAGCAGACCGGCGGGCGCGGCCAGTTCGGCGACGCGAGGATCGAGGTCAGCCCCCTGCCCCGGGGCTCCGGCTTCGTCTTCGAAAACGCCATCGTCGGCGGCGCGATCCCCCGCCAGTTCATACCGGCCGTGGAGAAGGGCGTGGAGGAAGCCATGCGCAACGGAACCATCGCCGGCTACCCCGTGGTCGACGTGAAGGTCCGCCTCCACGACGGCGCCTTCCACACCGTCGATTCCTCCGAGATGGCCTTCAAGGTCGCGGGCTCCATGGCCTTCAAGAACGCCGTGGAGGACGCCAACCCCGTCCTCCTGGAACCCTACGTAAAGGTGGAGGTGTTGGTCCCCGCCGAGCACGTGGGCGACGTCATGGGCGACCTCTCGGGCCGCCGCGGGCGTCCGATGGGCGTCGAGCAGCGCGGGGAGCGCCAGATCATACAGGCCGAAGTACCCCAGATAGAGATGCTCACCTACGCCCGCGACCTCCGCTCCATAACCGGCGGCCGCGCCAACTTCCACGTGGAGCCGGGCCACTACGAAGAGGTCCCGCCGAACCTCGTAGATAAGGTGTTGGCCGCGAACGAACGCGAGAAGGCGGTGAGTTGAGGCAACGGGCAACAGGCATCAGGCTTCAGGGAAGGAATGTCGCCCCCGGACCGTAGGGGCGGGTCTCGAACCCGACCGCGCCACCGACCCTCGCCCGAAAACCCTCGGAACGTCGCAGGATAGGGGGTAAATCTTGGAGATCCGGGCCCTGACGGTCGTCTTCTGGGTGACGGTCGCCATCGCCGCGGGCTGGGTGGCCGTCTCCGCGTGGGACTACGAGTTCGTCAGGGGGATGCTCGGGGAGAAAGGTTCGCGGCTCGCGACCACGCTCCTGATGGGTACCATGGCGCTACTGTCCGGCCTGCTGGTGTTGCACCACAGGCGGTCCGCCGGGGACGAGGATTACTGGACGGGGGCCGAGCTCGTTTACGCCCTGGCCCTCTTCCTGTCGCTGTTCTACGGTGTCTACGGCTTTTTCGGCTGGTTCTTCTACGCCTGAGCGGCGGGCGGCGTTGGACAGCCGTTGGGCGCGACGATAGGATCTGGCCCGTACTGCAACCGTCGCGAGGAAGCGTGTTCGTGGATTTTTTGCGCAAGATGGTGCCCGGGGGCGTTGAACGCTACCTGGAGGGTATCGAGTTCCCGATCGAAAAGCGGGAGCTTACGGAGCGCCTGCAGAGAAACGGGGTGCCCGGCCCTGTGGTGGACCAGGTTCGCCGGCGCCTGCCCGAGGGGCGCTTTTCCGGTCCCCAGGGCGTCCTGAAGCGTCTGCGGCGCTGATGGTGCCGGAGAGTTCGAGGAGGGGAGCGGCCGGGCGTGAGTGATTGGGTCCTCGGTGTTCTGGAGACGCTCGGGTATCTTGGTCTGGTCCTCGTCCTGATCGCCGAGAACCTGTTCCCGCCTATACCCTCCGAGGTGGTACTGCCGCTCGCCGGTTTCTTTGTCGGCCAGGGGAGCTTCG carries:
- a CDS encoding DUF2795 domain-containing protein, whose amino-acid sequence is MDFLRKMVPGGVERYLEGIEFPIEKRELTERLQRNGVPGPVVDQVRRRLPEGRFSGPQGVLKRLRR